The proteins below are encoded in one region of Neofelis nebulosa isolate mNeoNeb1 chromosome 17, mNeoNeb1.pri, whole genome shotgun sequence:
- the ZNF112 gene encoding zinc finger protein 112 isoform X2, which translates to MFKDVAVVFSEEELGLLGPTQRKLYRDVMLENFRNLVSVGNQPFKPELISQLEREEKLLMMETETQRDGCLGAKSQHNMESSQAVGLGYISPKEPSSRKTWQQSTGGLTRCQDAMKNFQRNISQLQNRGDFPCQVWAGVPVHVPEDENYILTHIEDVSSCVKSQEFPSWRAQHSWRKMYLAESHNYQCRCQQILMKNNFRKCDSTSWITPHNDNLGVHRSEKVYSCHDCGENLMKVSLLNQDLIKMGQKPYSCNEYRKAFSDDSNSEVYQQLHLEGKTHTYSPCGKGCSYSSVLHIHPSVHRRDDCVFESSPLQSHQRVHTEEKPYKCGYGENFSQPSSLNTCGLIHTGQTSYRCNIYEKAFNHSLDLNSIFRIHTKEKPHEYEENGDVFNQSSCLQVYQKIHTGEKLYTDVEYEKGFLCSSNLNIQHRVHMEEIPYSSEECGNNFSLDSHLQDLQIVHTREQPYKHYACGNSFSQNSYLQGHQKIHIGEKAYKDCGNGFSWSSKLKDHQRVHTGEKPYKCNACGKGFSHRSVLNVHQRVHTGEKPYKCEECDKGFSRSSYLQAHQRVHTGEKPYKCEECGKGFSRNSYLQGHQRVHTGEKPYKCEECGKGFSRSSHLQGHQRVHTGEKPFKCEECGKGFSWSFNLQIHQRVHTGEKPYKCGECGKGFSKASTLLAHQRVHTGEKPYQCDECGKSFSQRSYLQSHQSVHTGERPYICEVCGKGFSQRAYLQGHQRVHTRVKPYKCEMCGKGFSQSSRLEAHRRVHTGGKPYKCEVCTKGFSESSRLQAHQRVHTEGRPYKCEQCGKGFSGFSSLQAHHRVHTGEKPYKCEVCGKGFSQRSNLQAHQRVHTGEKPYKCDACGKGFRWSSGLLIHQRVHSGDKFYKSEEYGKDYPSSENPYRSEDL; encoded by the exons GGAATCAGCCCTTCAAACCGGAGCTTATATCCCAgttggagagagaagaaaagctgTTGATGATGGAGACAGAAACCCAGAGAGATGGGTGTTTAG GAGCCAAGAGTCAACATAATATGGAGAGTAGTCAAGCAGTGGGATTAGGCTACATTTCCCCCAAAGAGCCTTCTTCCCGGAAGACCTGGCAACAGAGTACAGGCGGGTTAACCAGGTGTCAAGATGccatgaaaaattttcaaaggaatATTTCTCAGTTGCAAAACCGAGGTGATTTCCCCTGCCAGGTTTGGGCAGGAGTGCCAGTTCATGTTCCCGAAGATGAGAACTATATATTGACTCATATAGAGGATGTTTCCAGTTGCGTAAAAAGTCAAGAATTTCCATCTTGGAGAGCCCAGCATTCTTGGAGGAAAATGTATCTGGCAGAGTCACATAATTATCAGTGTAGGTGTCAGcaaattttgatgaaaaataatttccGTAAGTGTGACAGCACCAGTTGGATCACGCCACACAATGATAATCTGGGAGTACACAGATCAGAAAAAGTTTACAGCTGCCATGACTGTGGAGAAAACCTCATGAAGGTTTCACTGCTTAATCAAGACTTAATCAAAATGGGGCAAAAGCCCTACTCCTGTAATGAGTACAGAAAAGCCTTCAGTGACGACTCCAACTCTGAAGTTTATCAGCAGTTACACTTAGAAGGGAAAACCCATACCTACAGTCCATGTGGAAAGGGCTGTAGTTATAGTTCAGTTCTTCATATTCATCCAAGTGTTCATAGAAGAGATGATTGTGTTTTTGAGAGTTCACCTCTGCAATCCCATCAGAGAGTACATACAGAAGAGAAGCCATATAAATGTGGATATGGTGAGAACTTCAGTCAGCCCTCCTCTCTCAACACTTGTGGACTTATTCACACGGGACAGACGTCCTATAGATGCAATATTTATGAGAAAGCCTTCAATCATAGCTTAGACCTTAATAGTATTTTTAGGATCCATACTAAGGAGAAACCCCATGAATATGAGGAGAATGGGGATGTCTTTAATCAGAGTTCTTGTCTCCAAGTCTACCAGAAaatccacactggagagaaactaTACACAGATGTAGAATATGAGAAGGGTTTTCTTTGTAGCTCAAATCTTAACATTCAGCATAGAGTTCACATGGAAGAGATTCCTTATAGTTCTGAGGAATGTGGTAATAACTTCAGTCTGGACTCACATTTGCAGGACCTTCAGATAGTCCATACTAGGGAACAACCATATAAACATTATGCATGTGGTAACAGCTTCAGCCAAAATTCATATCTTCAAGGCCATCAGAAAATTCACATCGGAGAGAAAGCTTACAAGGACTGTGGGAATGGCTTCAGTTGGAGTTCAAAACTTAAAGATCATCAGAGAgtccacactggagagaaaccgtACAAATGCAATGCATGTGGTAAAGGCTTCAGTCATAGATCAGTTCTTAATGTTCACCAGAGAgtccacacaggagagaaaccttataaATGTGAGGAGTGTGATAAGGGATTCAGTCGGAGTTCATACCTTCAAGCCCATCAGAGAGTCCACACTGGAGAAAAACCATACAAATGTGAAGAGTGTGGGAAGGGCTTCAGTCGCAATTCATACCTTCAAGGCCAccagagagttcacactggagaaaaaccATACAAGTGCGAGGAGTGTGGGAAGGGCTTCAGTCGGAGTTCACACCTTCAAGGCCAccagagagttcacactggagaaaaaccATTCAAATGTGAGGAGTGTGGGAAGGGATTCAGTTGGAGCTTTAATCTTCAAATTCATCAGAGGgttcatacaggagagaaaccctataaatgtGGAGAATGTGGTAAGGGCTTCAGTAAGGCCTCAACCCTCCTGGCCCACCAGAGAGTCCACACAGGAGAGAAGCCATACCAATGTGATGAGTGTGGTAAGAGCTTCAGTCAGAGATCTTATCTTCAAAGCCATCAGAGTGTCCACACTGGAGAGAGACCATATATATGTGAGGTATGTGGGAAGGGCTTCAGTCAGAGAGCATATCTTCAAGGTCATCAAAGAGTTCACACTAGAGTGAAACCATATAAATGTGAGATGTGTGGGAAGGGTTTTAGTCAGAGTTCACGTCTTGAAGCACATCGGAGGGTCCACACAGGAGGGAAACCATACAAATGTGAGGTATGCACAAAGGGCTTCAGTGAGAGTTCACGTCTTCAAGCGCATCAGAGGGTCCACACAGAAGGGAGGCCCTATAAATGTGAACAGTGTGGTAAAGGTTTCAGTGGGTTTTCAAGTCTTCAAGCTCATCACAGAGTCCACACTGGGGAAAAACCATACAAATGTGAGGTGTGTGGAAAGGGCTTCAGTCAGAGATCAAACCTTCAGGCTCATCAGAGAgtccacacaggagagaaaccataCAAATGTGATGCGTGTGGTAAGGGTTTCCGTTGGAGCTCAGGTCTACTTATTCATCAGAGAGTCCATAGTGGTGACAAATTCTATAAAAGCGAAGAGTATGGTAAGGATTATCCTTCATCAGAGAATCCATACAGAAGTGAAGATCTATAA
- the ZNF112 gene encoding zinc finger protein 112 isoform X1 — MIKFQEPVMFKDVAVVFSEEELGLLGPTQRKLYRDVMLENFRNLVSVGNQPFKPELISQLEREEKLLMMETETQRDGCLGAKSQHNMESSQAVGLGYISPKEPSSRKTWQQSTGGLTRCQDAMKNFQRNISQLQNRGDFPCQVWAGVPVHVPEDENYILTHIEDVSSCVKSQEFPSWRAQHSWRKMYLAESHNYQCRCQQILMKNNFRKCDSTSWITPHNDNLGVHRSEKVYSCHDCGENLMKVSLLNQDLIKMGQKPYSCNEYRKAFSDDSNSEVYQQLHLEGKTHTYSPCGKGCSYSSVLHIHPSVHRRDDCVFESSPLQSHQRVHTEEKPYKCGYGENFSQPSSLNTCGLIHTGQTSYRCNIYEKAFNHSLDLNSIFRIHTKEKPHEYEENGDVFNQSSCLQVYQKIHTGEKLYTDVEYEKGFLCSSNLNIQHRVHMEEIPYSSEECGNNFSLDSHLQDLQIVHTREQPYKHYACGNSFSQNSYLQGHQKIHIGEKAYKDCGNGFSWSSKLKDHQRVHTGEKPYKCNACGKGFSHRSVLNVHQRVHTGEKPYKCEECDKGFSRSSYLQAHQRVHTGEKPYKCEECGKGFSRNSYLQGHQRVHTGEKPYKCEECGKGFSRSSHLQGHQRVHTGEKPFKCEECGKGFSWSFNLQIHQRVHTGEKPYKCGECGKGFSKASTLLAHQRVHTGEKPYQCDECGKSFSQRSYLQSHQSVHTGERPYICEVCGKGFSQRAYLQGHQRVHTRVKPYKCEMCGKGFSQSSRLEAHRRVHTGGKPYKCEVCTKGFSESSRLQAHQRVHTEGRPYKCEQCGKGFSGFSSLQAHHRVHTGEKPYKCEVCGKGFSQRSNLQAHQRVHTGEKPYKCDACGKGFRWSSGLLIHQRVHSGDKFYKSEEYGKDYPSSENPYRSEDL, encoded by the exons GGAATCAGCCCTTCAAACCGGAGCTTATATCCCAgttggagagagaagaaaagctgTTGATGATGGAGACAGAAACCCAGAGAGATGGGTGTTTAG GAGCCAAGAGTCAACATAATATGGAGAGTAGTCAAGCAGTGGGATTAGGCTACATTTCCCCCAAAGAGCCTTCTTCCCGGAAGACCTGGCAACAGAGTACAGGCGGGTTAACCAGGTGTCAAGATGccatgaaaaattttcaaaggaatATTTCTCAGTTGCAAAACCGAGGTGATTTCCCCTGCCAGGTTTGGGCAGGAGTGCCAGTTCATGTTCCCGAAGATGAGAACTATATATTGACTCATATAGAGGATGTTTCCAGTTGCGTAAAAAGTCAAGAATTTCCATCTTGGAGAGCCCAGCATTCTTGGAGGAAAATGTATCTGGCAGAGTCACATAATTATCAGTGTAGGTGTCAGcaaattttgatgaaaaataatttccGTAAGTGTGACAGCACCAGTTGGATCACGCCACACAATGATAATCTGGGAGTACACAGATCAGAAAAAGTTTACAGCTGCCATGACTGTGGAGAAAACCTCATGAAGGTTTCACTGCTTAATCAAGACTTAATCAAAATGGGGCAAAAGCCCTACTCCTGTAATGAGTACAGAAAAGCCTTCAGTGACGACTCCAACTCTGAAGTTTATCAGCAGTTACACTTAGAAGGGAAAACCCATACCTACAGTCCATGTGGAAAGGGCTGTAGTTATAGTTCAGTTCTTCATATTCATCCAAGTGTTCATAGAAGAGATGATTGTGTTTTTGAGAGTTCACCTCTGCAATCCCATCAGAGAGTACATACAGAAGAGAAGCCATATAAATGTGGATATGGTGAGAACTTCAGTCAGCCCTCCTCTCTCAACACTTGTGGACTTATTCACACGGGACAGACGTCCTATAGATGCAATATTTATGAGAAAGCCTTCAATCATAGCTTAGACCTTAATAGTATTTTTAGGATCCATACTAAGGAGAAACCCCATGAATATGAGGAGAATGGGGATGTCTTTAATCAGAGTTCTTGTCTCCAAGTCTACCAGAAaatccacactggagagaaactaTACACAGATGTAGAATATGAGAAGGGTTTTCTTTGTAGCTCAAATCTTAACATTCAGCATAGAGTTCACATGGAAGAGATTCCTTATAGTTCTGAGGAATGTGGTAATAACTTCAGTCTGGACTCACATTTGCAGGACCTTCAGATAGTCCATACTAGGGAACAACCATATAAACATTATGCATGTGGTAACAGCTTCAGCCAAAATTCATATCTTCAAGGCCATCAGAAAATTCACATCGGAGAGAAAGCTTACAAGGACTGTGGGAATGGCTTCAGTTGGAGTTCAAAACTTAAAGATCATCAGAGAgtccacactggagagaaaccgtACAAATGCAATGCATGTGGTAAAGGCTTCAGTCATAGATCAGTTCTTAATGTTCACCAGAGAgtccacacaggagagaaaccttataaATGTGAGGAGTGTGATAAGGGATTCAGTCGGAGTTCATACCTTCAAGCCCATCAGAGAGTCCACACTGGAGAAAAACCATACAAATGTGAAGAGTGTGGGAAGGGCTTCAGTCGCAATTCATACCTTCAAGGCCAccagagagttcacactggagaaaaaccATACAAGTGCGAGGAGTGTGGGAAGGGCTTCAGTCGGAGTTCACACCTTCAAGGCCAccagagagttcacactggagaaaaaccATTCAAATGTGAGGAGTGTGGGAAGGGATTCAGTTGGAGCTTTAATCTTCAAATTCATCAGAGGgttcatacaggagagaaaccctataaatgtGGAGAATGTGGTAAGGGCTTCAGTAAGGCCTCAACCCTCCTGGCCCACCAGAGAGTCCACACAGGAGAGAAGCCATACCAATGTGATGAGTGTGGTAAGAGCTTCAGTCAGAGATCTTATCTTCAAAGCCATCAGAGTGTCCACACTGGAGAGAGACCATATATATGTGAGGTATGTGGGAAGGGCTTCAGTCAGAGAGCATATCTTCAAGGTCATCAAAGAGTTCACACTAGAGTGAAACCATATAAATGTGAGATGTGTGGGAAGGGTTTTAGTCAGAGTTCACGTCTTGAAGCACATCGGAGGGTCCACACAGGAGGGAAACCATACAAATGTGAGGTATGCACAAAGGGCTTCAGTGAGAGTTCACGTCTTCAAGCGCATCAGAGGGTCCACACAGAAGGGAGGCCCTATAAATGTGAACAGTGTGGTAAAGGTTTCAGTGGGTTTTCAAGTCTTCAAGCTCATCACAGAGTCCACACTGGGGAAAAACCATACAAATGTGAGGTGTGTGGAAAGGGCTTCAGTCAGAGATCAAACCTTCAGGCTCATCAGAGAgtccacacaggagagaaaccataCAAATGTGATGCGTGTGGTAAGGGTTTCCGTTGGAGCTCAGGTCTACTTATTCATCAGAGAGTCCATAGTGGTGACAAATTCTATAAAAGCGAAGAGTATGGTAAGGATTATCCTTCATCAGAGAATCCATACAGAAGTGAAGATCTATAA
- the ZNF112 gene encoding zinc finger protein 112 isoform X3, with amino-acid sequence MMETETQRDGCLGAKSQHNMESSQAVGLGYISPKEPSSRKTWQQSTGGLTRCQDAMKNFQRNISQLQNRGDFPCQVWAGVPVHVPEDENYILTHIEDVSSCVKSQEFPSWRAQHSWRKMYLAESHNYQCRCQQILMKNNFRKCDSTSWITPHNDNLGVHRSEKVYSCHDCGENLMKVSLLNQDLIKMGQKPYSCNEYRKAFSDDSNSEVYQQLHLEGKTHTYSPCGKGCSYSSVLHIHPSVHRRDDCVFESSPLQSHQRVHTEEKPYKCGYGENFSQPSSLNTCGLIHTGQTSYRCNIYEKAFNHSLDLNSIFRIHTKEKPHEYEENGDVFNQSSCLQVYQKIHTGEKLYTDVEYEKGFLCSSNLNIQHRVHMEEIPYSSEECGNNFSLDSHLQDLQIVHTREQPYKHYACGNSFSQNSYLQGHQKIHIGEKAYKDCGNGFSWSSKLKDHQRVHTGEKPYKCNACGKGFSHRSVLNVHQRVHTGEKPYKCEECDKGFSRSSYLQAHQRVHTGEKPYKCEECGKGFSRNSYLQGHQRVHTGEKPYKCEECGKGFSRSSHLQGHQRVHTGEKPFKCEECGKGFSWSFNLQIHQRVHTGEKPYKCGECGKGFSKASTLLAHQRVHTGEKPYQCDECGKSFSQRSYLQSHQSVHTGERPYICEVCGKGFSQRAYLQGHQRVHTRVKPYKCEMCGKGFSQSSRLEAHRRVHTGGKPYKCEVCTKGFSESSRLQAHQRVHTEGRPYKCEQCGKGFSGFSSLQAHHRVHTGEKPYKCEVCGKGFSQRSNLQAHQRVHTGEKPYKCDACGKGFRWSSGLLIHQRVHSGDKFYKSEEYGKDYPSSENPYRSEDL; translated from the exons ATGATGGAGACAGAAACCCAGAGAGATGGGTGTTTAG GAGCCAAGAGTCAACATAATATGGAGAGTAGTCAAGCAGTGGGATTAGGCTACATTTCCCCCAAAGAGCCTTCTTCCCGGAAGACCTGGCAACAGAGTACAGGCGGGTTAACCAGGTGTCAAGATGccatgaaaaattttcaaaggaatATTTCTCAGTTGCAAAACCGAGGTGATTTCCCCTGCCAGGTTTGGGCAGGAGTGCCAGTTCATGTTCCCGAAGATGAGAACTATATATTGACTCATATAGAGGATGTTTCCAGTTGCGTAAAAAGTCAAGAATTTCCATCTTGGAGAGCCCAGCATTCTTGGAGGAAAATGTATCTGGCAGAGTCACATAATTATCAGTGTAGGTGTCAGcaaattttgatgaaaaataatttccGTAAGTGTGACAGCACCAGTTGGATCACGCCACACAATGATAATCTGGGAGTACACAGATCAGAAAAAGTTTACAGCTGCCATGACTGTGGAGAAAACCTCATGAAGGTTTCACTGCTTAATCAAGACTTAATCAAAATGGGGCAAAAGCCCTACTCCTGTAATGAGTACAGAAAAGCCTTCAGTGACGACTCCAACTCTGAAGTTTATCAGCAGTTACACTTAGAAGGGAAAACCCATACCTACAGTCCATGTGGAAAGGGCTGTAGTTATAGTTCAGTTCTTCATATTCATCCAAGTGTTCATAGAAGAGATGATTGTGTTTTTGAGAGTTCACCTCTGCAATCCCATCAGAGAGTACATACAGAAGAGAAGCCATATAAATGTGGATATGGTGAGAACTTCAGTCAGCCCTCCTCTCTCAACACTTGTGGACTTATTCACACGGGACAGACGTCCTATAGATGCAATATTTATGAGAAAGCCTTCAATCATAGCTTAGACCTTAATAGTATTTTTAGGATCCATACTAAGGAGAAACCCCATGAATATGAGGAGAATGGGGATGTCTTTAATCAGAGTTCTTGTCTCCAAGTCTACCAGAAaatccacactggagagaaactaTACACAGATGTAGAATATGAGAAGGGTTTTCTTTGTAGCTCAAATCTTAACATTCAGCATAGAGTTCACATGGAAGAGATTCCTTATAGTTCTGAGGAATGTGGTAATAACTTCAGTCTGGACTCACATTTGCAGGACCTTCAGATAGTCCATACTAGGGAACAACCATATAAACATTATGCATGTGGTAACAGCTTCAGCCAAAATTCATATCTTCAAGGCCATCAGAAAATTCACATCGGAGAGAAAGCTTACAAGGACTGTGGGAATGGCTTCAGTTGGAGTTCAAAACTTAAAGATCATCAGAGAgtccacactggagagaaaccgtACAAATGCAATGCATGTGGTAAAGGCTTCAGTCATAGATCAGTTCTTAATGTTCACCAGAGAgtccacacaggagagaaaccttataaATGTGAGGAGTGTGATAAGGGATTCAGTCGGAGTTCATACCTTCAAGCCCATCAGAGAGTCCACACTGGAGAAAAACCATACAAATGTGAAGAGTGTGGGAAGGGCTTCAGTCGCAATTCATACCTTCAAGGCCAccagagagttcacactggagaaaaaccATACAAGTGCGAGGAGTGTGGGAAGGGCTTCAGTCGGAGTTCACACCTTCAAGGCCAccagagagttcacactggagaaaaaccATTCAAATGTGAGGAGTGTGGGAAGGGATTCAGTTGGAGCTTTAATCTTCAAATTCATCAGAGGgttcatacaggagagaaaccctataaatgtGGAGAATGTGGTAAGGGCTTCAGTAAGGCCTCAACCCTCCTGGCCCACCAGAGAGTCCACACAGGAGAGAAGCCATACCAATGTGATGAGTGTGGTAAGAGCTTCAGTCAGAGATCTTATCTTCAAAGCCATCAGAGTGTCCACACTGGAGAGAGACCATATATATGTGAGGTATGTGGGAAGGGCTTCAGTCAGAGAGCATATCTTCAAGGTCATCAAAGAGTTCACACTAGAGTGAAACCATATAAATGTGAGATGTGTGGGAAGGGTTTTAGTCAGAGTTCACGTCTTGAAGCACATCGGAGGGTCCACACAGGAGGGAAACCATACAAATGTGAGGTATGCACAAAGGGCTTCAGTGAGAGTTCACGTCTTCAAGCGCATCAGAGGGTCCACACAGAAGGGAGGCCCTATAAATGTGAACAGTGTGGTAAAGGTTTCAGTGGGTTTTCAAGTCTTCAAGCTCATCACAGAGTCCACACTGGGGAAAAACCATACAAATGTGAGGTGTGTGGAAAGGGCTTCAGTCAGAGATCAAACCTTCAGGCTCATCAGAGAgtccacacaggagagaaaccataCAAATGTGATGCGTGTGGTAAGGGTTTCCGTTGGAGCTCAGGTCTACTTATTCATCAGAGAGTCCATAGTGGTGACAAATTCTATAAAAGCGAAGAGTATGGTAAGGATTATCCTTCATCAGAGAATCCATACAGAAGTGAAGATCTATAA